A stretch of the Taeniopygia guttata chromosome 3, bTaeGut7.mat, whole genome shotgun sequence genome encodes the following:
- the RDH14 gene encoding retinol dehydrogenase 14, with protein sequence MAAALPALALGAGLLVAAWRWLRGAARPGRGGSMRGKTVIITGANSGLGRAAAAELLRMRARVIMGCRDRARAERAAREIRAEVGERADGAGELVVRELDLASLRSVRAFCHRVLQEESRLDVLINNAGIFQCPYMKTEDGFEMQFGVNHLGHFLLTNLLLGLLKNSAPSRIVVVSSKLYKYGEINFEDLNSEISYNKSFCYSRSKLANILFARELARRLEGTGVTVNSLHPGIVRTNLGRHVNIPLLAKPLFNLVSWAFFKTPLEGAQTSIYLASSPDVEGVSGKYFGDCKEEELLPKAMDDLVARKLWDISEVMVGLLK encoded by the exons ATGGCCGCGGCGCTGCCGGCGCTGGCGCTGGGCGCGGGGCTGCTGGTGGCCGCCTGGCGCTGGCtgcgcggcgcggcgcggcccggGCGCGGGGGCTCCATGCGGGGCAAGACCGTCATCATCACCGGCGCCAACAGCGGGCtgggccgggcggcggcggccgagcTGCTGCGGATGCGGGCCCGCGTCATCATGGGCTGCCGCGACCGGGCGCGGGCCGAGCGGGCGGCCCGCGAGATCCGGGCCGAGGTGGGCGAGCGGGCGGACGGCGCGGGCGAGCTGGTGGTGCGCGAGCTGGACCTGGCCTCGCTGCGCTCCGTGCGCGCCTTCTGCCACCGCGTGCTGCAG GAAGAGTCAAGGCTGGATGTTCTGATAAATAATGCAGGGATATTCCAGTGTCCATATATGAAGACAGAGGATGGTTTTGAGATGCAATTTGGTGTAAACCACTTGGGCCACTTCTTGCTCACCAACCTTCTTCTGGGCCTCCTCAAAAATTCTGCCCCAAGCAGAATCGTTGTAGTGTCGTCAAAGCTTTACAAATATGGAGAGATCAACTTTGAAGACTTGAACAGTGAAATAAGCTACAATAAAAGCTTTTGTTACAGCCGAAGTAAACTGGCTAACATATTGTTTGCCAGGGAGCTGGCCCGTCGGTTGGAGGGGACCGGAGTCACCGTCAACTCCCTTCATCCTGGGATTGTCAGAACAAATCTGGGCAGACATGTGAATATTCCTTTGCTGGCCAAACCTCTCTTCAACTTGGTATCGTGGGCTTTCTTCAAAAcgcctctggaaggagcccagACATCTATTTATTTGGCCTCTTCTCCTGACGTCGAAGGCGTGTCAGGAAAGTATTTTGGAGACTGCAAAGAGGAAGAACTTCTGCCCAAAGCTATGGATGACTTGGTTGCAAGAAAATTGTGGGATATCAGTGAAGTCATGGTTGGCTTACTGAAGTAA